One window from the genome of Hippoglossus hippoglossus isolate fHipHip1 chromosome 10, fHipHip1.pri, whole genome shotgun sequence encodes:
- the zbtb3 gene encoding zinc finger and BTB domain-containing protein 3 isoform X2, translating into MEFPQHSQQLLTGLRSQRQRGFLCDCTVLVGSSCFMAHRAVLASCSPFFHMLYSDSLGSNGENKSTSSVTLDADIVTAAAFGLLLDFVYEGVLPLEESPPVEDILAAASFLHMNEMVRVCKRRLQRRGPLAEADSTRSEESAGVRKAIEMGRDSDDGGAQPVVAMAGDRLNSVAMAVRLSPVAVRRQLESVKSERRTSGGSLEARIHTLLSPDLADTTQPGMDAPPLPPGREFVQGLITGQSVPAASGGHTRMGVGGQGEGSALSSPCSTTEMYSNQQPSSSSSSSLIPVSVAGGRSGVALSESSLSPSLHQDVPRLPRDNDVRKRLETDHRGTSDGGQQMVMLIHASAPISHSQSNPTQSPIQRAPPQIRIQNTLSLQSQSSDFHIHCQTQNLGGPEGDTGASPTTRNVGRVRTDSSNDKNVIVKVEAIVISDEELEEENREREPVMELDNDFEDDIQEEELNSPQFLHSHPQALLQMTSHSNDYSFPLSPSSSSSGAGPSSQETSSFAASLITPSTAQQHLETPTYYQDSMGNFMEDVPTCGVCGKTFSCTYTLRRHAIVHTRERPYECRYCYRSYTQSGDLYRHIRKAHDQTLPAKRSKADMEPSLPPQPPPDLS; encoded by the exons ATGGAGTTCCCCCAGCATTCCCAGCAGCTCCTGACCGGGCTGCGTTCCCAGCGTCAGCGAGGCTTCCTCTGTGACTGCACTGTCCTGGTGGGATCGTCCTGTTTCATGGCTCATCGTGCTGTCCTGGCCTCCTGCTCGCCTTTCTTTCACATGTTGTACTCAGATTCCCTAGGGAGcaatggtgaaaacaaatctaccAGCTCTGTCACACTCGACGCAGACATTGTAACGGCTGCTGCTTTTGGCTTGCTCTTGGACTTTGTTTATGAAGGTGTGCTGCCGCTGGAGGAGTCCCCACCAGTGGAGGACATATTGGCGGCTGCGAGCTTTCTGCACATGAATGAGATGGTGAGAGTGTGCAAAAGACGACTACAGAGACGAGGGCCTCTGGCTGAGGCAGACAGCACTCGCTCCGAGGAGAGTGCCGGTGTGAGGAAGGCAATAGAGATGGGAAGAGACAGTGATGATGGTGGAGCTCAGCCTGTTGTGGCCATGGCAGGAGATCGCTTGAATTCAGTTGCAATGGCAGTGCGACTCTCACCAGTGGCGGTGAGGAGGCAGTTGGAGTCTGTCAAGTCTGAGAGGAGGACTAGTGGGGGGTCATTAGAGGCACGGATTCACACTCTTCTGAGCCCTGATCTTGCTGATACCACTCAGCCAGGTATGGATGCCCCTCCTTTGCCCCCAGGCAGAGAGTTTGTGCAGGGCCTCATCACTGGTCAATCTGTCCCCGCCGCCTCTGGAGGTCACACGAGGATGGGAGTTGGAGGTCAGGGGGAGGGGTCGGCACTCAGCAGCCCCTGCAGCACCACAGAGATGTACAG CAACCAGCAgccctcttcctcatcttcttcctccctgaTCCCTGTGAGTGTGGCTGGTGGGCGGTCAGGAGTTGCTCTGTCAGAGTCCAGTCTCTCTCCAAGCCTTCATCAGGACGTACCACGATTACCCCGTGACAATGATGTTCGGAAACGCTTAGAGACTGACCACAGAGGTACATCAGACGGAGGACAACAGATGGTCATGTTAATCCACGCATCAGCACCCATCTCACACTCACAATCCAATCCGACACAATCACCAATCCAGCGTGCGCCTCCCCAAATCCGAATCCAGAACACTTTGTCACTCCAAAGCCAAAGCTCCGACTTTCACATTCACTGTCAGACACAAAACCTTGGGGGACCTGAGGGGGATACCGGAGCTTCACCCACCACAAGAAATGTGGGCAGAGTGCGTACAGACAGCAGTAATGACAAGAATGTGATAGTCAAAGTGGAGGCCATAGTTATATCTgatgaagagctggaggaggagaacagagagagagaaccagtgATGGAACTGGACAATGATTTTGAAGACGACATCCAGGAAGAGGAGCTGAACAGTCCTCAGTTTCTCCACTCCCACCCGCAGGCCCTACTACAGATGACGTCCCATTCAAATGACTactccttccccctctctccctcctcttcctcttctggtGCCGGCCCTTCCTCCCAGGAAACCTCCTCTTTTGCTGCCTCCCTCATTACTCCGTCCACAGCTCAGCAGCATTTAGAGACTCCAACGTACTACCAGGACTCTATGGGTAACTTCATGGAGGACGTCCCCACTTGTGGCGTCTGTGGAAAGACATTCTCATGCACGTACACATTAAGGCGCCACGCCATTGTGCACACACGCGAGCGCCCTTACGAGTGCCGCTACTGCTATCGGAGCTACACACAGTCCGGCGACCTGTACAGACACATTCGCAAAGCTCATGACCAAACGCTGCCGGCCAAACGCAGCAAGGCAGACATGGAGCCCTCCCTGCCCCCACAACCACCACCGGATCTCAGTTAA
- the fermt3b gene encoding fermitin family homolog 3b, which yields MAAWDLAVTVEDLGPDAPPVNLSVTSELHVGGVILKLVEKTQIQRDWSDHALWWDQKQRWLLRTAWTLEKYGIHADARLLFMPQHKPLKLGLPNGITLRLHACFSSPVFQTVMGICRMLNIRHPEEFSLLRPVEEKKKKKDKDSAEEIYDLTEVPLSSVSRPCLYNGMPAHFADSPQMEAIYKMLSVTQPLPAPEVIAKQYRPASVVDKAHINGRWLDSSHCLMQQGIRENDRLWLRFKYFAFYDIEPKYDVVRLTQLYEQARWNILLEDIDCTEEEMMLFGALQYHISKVSQSEPPMLSSSAAMDDLETALQSLEVKMDGESSSASDLLETMTAPELNDYLKIFRPKRLTLKGYKQYWFKFQDTSISYFKSKEESIGEPIQQINLKGCEVAPDVNVAAQKFQIRLLIPAPEGMNEVYLRCENKQQYAQWMAACRLASKCKSLADSSFQSEIQSIHSFLEMQQTNTGSHGNAPANDESINTHSLVSPRYHKKYKTKQLTPRILDAYQNVAQLSLTDAVMRFLQIWQALPDFGLSYFVVRFKGSRKDEVLGIAPNRLIRIDLGVGDVVKTWRYNNMKQWNVNWDIRQMAIEFEGNINIAFSCVTADCKIVHEFIGGYIFMSTRSREKSDTLNEELFHKLTGGHEAL from the exons atGGCAGCGTGGGACCTGGCAGTCACAGTGGAGGACCTGGGGCCCGATGCCCCACCTGTCAACCTCAGCGTGACCTCTGAACTCCACGTCGGAGGGGTCATCCTCAAGCTGGTGGAAAAGACAC AGATCCAGCGGGATTGGTCGGACCATGCCCTGTGGTGGGACCAGAAGCAGCGGTGGCTGCTGAGGACGGCCTGGACTCTGGAGAAATACGGCATCCATGCTGATGCTCGCCTGCTTTTCATGCCCCAGCACAAGCCCCTGAAGCTGGGTCTGCCCAACGGCATCACCCTGAGGCTCCACGCCTGCTTCTCCAGCCCCGTCTTCCAGACCGTGATGGGCATCTGCAGGATGCTCA ACATCCGTCACCCTGAGGAGTTCTCCCTCCTTCGGCCTgtagaggagaaaaagaagaagaaagacaaagactcAGCAGAGGAGATCTACGACCTGACCGAGGTGCCCCTCTCCTCAG TGTCCCGGCCTTGTCTGTACAACGGCATGCCAGCTCACTTTGCTGACTCACCTCAGATGGAGGCCATCTACAAGATGCTGTCGGTTACTCAGCCTCTCCCCGCCCCAGAAGTCATAGCCAAGCAGTACCGCCCAGCCAGCGTGGTAGACAAGGCCCATATCAATGGCAG gtgGTTGGACTCATCCCATTGTCTTATGCAGCAGGGCATCCGAGAAAATGATCGACTCTGGCTTCGCTTCAAATACTTTGCCTTCTATGACATAGAAcccaag TACGATGTTGTGCGTCTGACCCAACTTTATGAGCAGGCTCGCTGGAACATCCTGCTGGAGGACATCGACTGCACCGAGGAGGAGATGATGCTGTTTGGAGCTCTGCAG TACCACATCAGTAAGGTGTCTCAGTCGGAGCCCCCGATGTTGAGCTCCAGTGCAGCCATGGATGACCTGGAAACAGCCCTGCAGTCTCTAGAAGTcaagatggatggagagagcaGCTCCGCCTCCGATCTGCTG GAAACCATGACTGCACCAGAACTCAATGACTATCTGAAGATATTCAG ACCAAAGAGGCTGACACTGAAGGGATACAAACAATACTGGTTCAAGTTCCAGGATACATCCATCTCGTATTTCAAGAGCAAAGAGGAGAGCATCGGGGAGCCCATCCAACAGATAAACCTCAAAG GGTGTGAAGTGGCGCCAGACGTTAACGTGGCTGCACAGAAGTTCCAAATCAGACTCCTGATACCAGCACCGGAGGGCATGAACGAGGTCTATCTGCGCTGTGAAAAC AAGCAGCAGTATGCTCAGTGGATGGCTGCATGTCGGCTGGCCTCCAAATGCAAGAGTCTCGCCGACAGCAGTTTCCAGAGTGAAATACAGAGCATTCACTCTTTCCTGGAAATGCAGCAAACCAACACAGGTTCCCACGGTAACGCACCTGCCAATGATGAAAGCATCAATACCCACAGTCTGGTATCGCCACGCTACCACAAGAAGTACAAAACCAAACAG CTGACCCCTCGTATCCTGGACGCGTACCAGAACGTGGCTCAGCTCTCTCTGACTGATGCAGTGATGCGCTTCCTGCAGATCTGGCAGGCTCTTCCTGACTTTGGTCTCTCATACTTCGTTGTCAG GTTCAAAGGTAGCCGAAAAGACGAGGTACTGGGCATCGCCCCGAACCGTCTAATCCGCATTGACCTGGGAGTGGGTGATGTGGTCAAGACATGGCGTTACAACAACATGAAGCAGTGGAACGTCAACTGGGACATACGACAG ATGGCCATCGAGTTTGAAGGCAACATCAACATCGCGTTTAGCTGCGTGACTGCTGACTGTAAAATCGTTCATGAGTTTATTGGAGGCTACATTTTCATGTCAACACGCAGTCGTGAGAAGAGCGACACGCTCAATGAGGAACTCTTTCACAAGCTGACCGGAGGCCATGAAGCTCTCTGA
- the trpt1 gene encoding tRNA 2'-phosphotransferase 1: MDSDRGGRGGRGRRTRGGEDRDVRLSKSMTYVLRHGANQMGLQMGADGFLFVEELLAHPQFRSYSLEDIKRVVVTDDKQRFKLRSHPEDGRMEIRANQGHSVQVRDLELKPVLTGSSDYPAEAVHGSYLSNWSSIQQQGLSRMKRTHIHLASGLPGEEGIISGMRRNCDLAVFIDVPKALADGIEFFWSENGVLLTAGDAEGKLLPKYFSRALRLRPTQSILPLQ; encoded by the exons ATGGacagtgacagaggaggaagaggaggaagaggaaggagaaccCGTGGTGGAGAG GACAGAGATGTCCGCCTGTCCAAATCCATGACTTATGTTCTGCGTCATGGAGCCAACCAGATGGGTCTTCAAATGGGAGCAG ATGGCTTCTTGTTTGTGGAGGAGCTCTTGGCTCACCCGCAGTTTCGCTCGTACTCATTGGAAGACATCAAGAGAGTCGTGGTCACAGATGACAAGCAGCGCTTCAAGCTGCGTTCGCACCCAGAGGATGGACGGATGGAGATTCGAGCCAACCAGGGCCATTCAGTCCAG GTGAGGGATTTGGAGCTGAAACCGGTCCTGACTGGTTCTTCAGACTATCCTGCTGAGGCCGTTCACGGCTCCTACCTCAGCAATTGGAGCTCTATCCAGCAGCAGGGTCTGAGCCGCATGAAGAGGACGCACATCCACCTGGCATCAGGACTCCCAGGGGAGGAGGGCATCATCAGTG GAATGAGAAGAAACTGTGATCTTGCCGTGTTCATCGACGTCCCAAAGGCTCTCGCTG ATGGTATTGAGTTCTTCTGGTCAGAAAACGGCGTGTTGCTGACTGCAGGTGACGCAGAGGGAAAACTTCTCCCAAAATACTTTAGCCGAGCCTTAAGACTGAGACCTACAC AGAGCATCCTGCCACTGCAGTAG
- the zbtb3 gene encoding zinc finger and BTB domain-containing protein 3 isoform X1: MEFPQHSQQLLTGLRSQRQRGFLCDCTVLVGSSCFMAHRAVLASCSPFFHMLYSDSLGSNGENKSTSSVTLDADIVTAAAFGLLLDFVYEGVLPLEESPPVEDILAAASFLHMNEMVRVCKRRLQRRGPLAEADSTRSEESAGVRKAIEMGRDSDDGGAQPVVAMAGDRLNSVAMAVRLSPVAVRRQLESVKSERRTSGGSLEARIHTLLSPDLADTTQPGMDAPPLPPGREFVQGLITGQSVPAASGGHTRMGVGGQGEGSALSSPCSTTEMYSSNQQPSSSSSSSLIPVSVAGGRSGVALSESSLSPSLHQDVPRLPRDNDVRKRLETDHRGTSDGGQQMVMLIHASAPISHSQSNPTQSPIQRAPPQIRIQNTLSLQSQSSDFHIHCQTQNLGGPEGDTGASPTTRNVGRVRTDSSNDKNVIVKVEAIVISDEELEEENREREPVMELDNDFEDDIQEEELNSPQFLHSHPQALLQMTSHSNDYSFPLSPSSSSSGAGPSSQETSSFAASLITPSTAQQHLETPTYYQDSMGNFMEDVPTCGVCGKTFSCTYTLRRHAIVHTRERPYECRYCYRSYTQSGDLYRHIRKAHDQTLPAKRSKADMEPSLPPQPPPDLS, translated from the exons ATGGAGTTCCCCCAGCATTCCCAGCAGCTCCTGACCGGGCTGCGTTCCCAGCGTCAGCGAGGCTTCCTCTGTGACTGCACTGTCCTGGTGGGATCGTCCTGTTTCATGGCTCATCGTGCTGTCCTGGCCTCCTGCTCGCCTTTCTTTCACATGTTGTACTCAGATTCCCTAGGGAGcaatggtgaaaacaaatctaccAGCTCTGTCACACTCGACGCAGACATTGTAACGGCTGCTGCTTTTGGCTTGCTCTTGGACTTTGTTTATGAAGGTGTGCTGCCGCTGGAGGAGTCCCCACCAGTGGAGGACATATTGGCGGCTGCGAGCTTTCTGCACATGAATGAGATGGTGAGAGTGTGCAAAAGACGACTACAGAGACGAGGGCCTCTGGCTGAGGCAGACAGCACTCGCTCCGAGGAGAGTGCCGGTGTGAGGAAGGCAATAGAGATGGGAAGAGACAGTGATGATGGTGGAGCTCAGCCTGTTGTGGCCATGGCAGGAGATCGCTTGAATTCAGTTGCAATGGCAGTGCGACTCTCACCAGTGGCGGTGAGGAGGCAGTTGGAGTCTGTCAAGTCTGAGAGGAGGACTAGTGGGGGGTCATTAGAGGCACGGATTCACACTCTTCTGAGCCCTGATCTTGCTGATACCACTCAGCCAGGTATGGATGCCCCTCCTTTGCCCCCAGGCAGAGAGTTTGTGCAGGGCCTCATCACTGGTCAATCTGTCCCCGCCGCCTCTGGAGGTCACACGAGGATGGGAGTTGGAGGTCAGGGGGAGGGGTCGGCACTCAGCAGCCCCTGCAGCACCACAGAGATGTACAG CAGCAACCAGCAgccctcttcctcatcttcttcctccctgaTCCCTGTGAGTGTGGCTGGTGGGCGGTCAGGAGTTGCTCTGTCAGAGTCCAGTCTCTCTCCAAGCCTTCATCAGGACGTACCACGATTACCCCGTGACAATGATGTTCGGAAACGCTTAGAGACTGACCACAGAGGTACATCAGACGGAGGACAACAGATGGTCATGTTAATCCACGCATCAGCACCCATCTCACACTCACAATCCAATCCGACACAATCACCAATCCAGCGTGCGCCTCCCCAAATCCGAATCCAGAACACTTTGTCACTCCAAAGCCAAAGCTCCGACTTTCACATTCACTGTCAGACACAAAACCTTGGGGGACCTGAGGGGGATACCGGAGCTTCACCCACCACAAGAAATGTGGGCAGAGTGCGTACAGACAGCAGTAATGACAAGAATGTGATAGTCAAAGTGGAGGCCATAGTTATATCTgatgaagagctggaggaggagaacagagagagagaaccagtgATGGAACTGGACAATGATTTTGAAGACGACATCCAGGAAGAGGAGCTGAACAGTCCTCAGTTTCTCCACTCCCACCCGCAGGCCCTACTACAGATGACGTCCCATTCAAATGACTactccttccccctctctccctcctcttcctcttctggtGCCGGCCCTTCCTCCCAGGAAACCTCCTCTTTTGCTGCCTCCCTCATTACTCCGTCCACAGCTCAGCAGCATTTAGAGACTCCAACGTACTACCAGGACTCTATGGGTAACTTCATGGAGGACGTCCCCACTTGTGGCGTCTGTGGAAAGACATTCTCATGCACGTACACATTAAGGCGCCACGCCATTGTGCACACACGCGAGCGCCCTTACGAGTGCCGCTACTGCTATCGGAGCTACACACAGTCCGGCGACCTGTACAGACACATTCGCAAAGCTCATGACCAAACGCTGCCGGCCAAACGCAGCAAGGCAGACATGGAGCCCTCCCTGCCCCCACAACCACCACCGGATCTCAGTTAA